The sequence below is a genomic window from Terriglobia bacterium.
ACCATGAAAAAAGCAAATTCGACTGCAACTCAGATCAAGGCAAAGCTTGGTCTACATGGAGTTTCGGATCCGGAAGCGGCCAAGGCGTTTATGACGTCGTACGAAGGCTTGCTGAACAATCCGAAATTTCCAAATTCCCCGGTCGACCTGGCGACTTACAAGTCAGGCATTGATCAGTTCACTGCGTTGATTATCGATGCGGAAGATGGCGGCAAGCGAGCCATCAGTGCGAAAGATAAGCAACGTCCGGTGGTGATCAAGATGTACACGCAACTCGGATACTATGTCGAGGCGGCGTGCAACGACGATCTGGCGACTTTCAACACCAGCGGCTTTACGCAGCAGGCGGCTAGAATCAAGACTGCTCCGGTAAAGTTGACTGACGCGAAGTTCCGCTCGATCGATCGCGGAGCCAACAGCGGTGACGTTGTTGTGCAACCGGAAAAACAGACCGGTGCTGTTGCTTACGATGTGCGGTACGCGCTCGAAGGCAATGGCGGGGTGCTCGGACCGTCGACTATCGTCACGGTGACCAAACCGACGAAGGTAACCATCAGTGGGCTCACGCTGGCTGGGATCTATCAATTCCAGATCCGCGCGCTGGGCGTGCTGGGTTACACCGATTGGATGGACACTAAGACGTTCGTCGTCGCCTAGCACCACAAAACGCGAAGCGCGAGCGCGATAGCGCGAAGCCTCAAACGATGGCGGCAATCCCGGAAACGGGGTTGCCGCCATTTGGGGTTTCGGCAGGAGCGCGCTGAAATGTTCATCATTTTTTCTTTTCTTCGTATAATCGCGCACATATGAATCGACAAAATCGAGCCTGTCTGAGGACACTTGCTGCGGTGGTGTCGTTGCTGATTTCAGGGATAGTTCTTAAGGCCCGGTCTGCGCAGACCACGCCGCAAGAGACCCACACGCTGGCGGCCGAAGACTGCACGAGCGCCAGGCTCGGAACCGCAATTCCGGTGACATCGATCGGCGAGCCTGTCGCGGGAGTCACTCTTGCAGCCCCCCGCTGGGTCGTAGCCGCCGGCAATGCGCCTGCATATTGTTCCGTCGATGGCGCGATGGCGCCGACGGACACCAGTTCGCATGGACGACCGATCAATTTCCGGGTAGTGCTTCCCGCATCGTGGACGAGTCACGCCGTGCAGCTTGGCGGTGGTGGCATGAATGGTTCCATCCCGAATCTCACGGGAGGCGAAGGCGCTACTTTGCTGCAGCGCGGCTTTGCCACCTACGGCAGCGACTCCGGCCACCAGCAGGCGGCGTTCGGTGGGCGTCGCGGCGGCCCTGCTCCAGCGGCTGCCGCTCCAGCCGCAAACACGGGCGATGACTGGACGCTCAGTGATGAGGCGATCAAGAACCTCGGCTATATGCAGTTGAAGAAGACTCACGACGCGGCCATGGTTCTGATGGAACGGGCTTACGCACAGCGGCCGCAATTCAATTACTTTGTCGGCACTTCGCAGGGCGGCCGCGAGGCGCTGACCGTCGCGCAGCGCTATCCAAACGACTACAACGGCATTGCGGCGAATGTGCCGATCGTGAGTTTCTCTTCTTTGATGCTCGGGCCTGAGTTGATTCGCATTCAAGAAAAACCCCTGGCGAATTGGGTGACTCCCGCCAAGGTCGAAGCGATCCGCGCCGAGGTCGTTCGCCAGTGCGACAAACTCGACGGCCTGGCCGACGGCATCATGAATAACTACATGGCCTGCCGCGCCATCTTCGACATGAGCCAGGGTAATCCGAATCGTAATCCCTGGGCTTCCAAGCGATGTCCGAACAATGTCGACGCGAATCCCGCAGACACCACGGCGAATGCGTGCCTGACCGACGGTCAGATCTCGACGCTCAAGGTTGTTTACAGCCGGTATAAATTCGCCAGGCCTCTGGCAAATGGAACGAAGACGTTCGGTATGTGGGTGCCGAATATCGATCCTTCGGGCAGCGGCCTTATCATGAACGCGCGCTTCAATGGGCAGGAAGGCGCTCCGGAGAACGCACCTAACCATTCGCATCTGGGCGTTCTGGGTGTGACGGGATTCTTGATGAAGGACATCCACGCCAATCCTCTGGACTACGTCGAAGGCGGAGCGTTGAATGCGCGGCGTGTGGAGATCTCCGGATGGCTCGACTCGACCAACCCCGATCTCTCGGCATTTGTGAAACGCGGCGGGAAGATGATCGTCGCCATCGGCACCAACGATACGCTGGCGTCGCCCGGGGCGCAGCTTGACTACTACCAGTCTGTGCTCGATAAGATGGGCCGTGCGACCGTCGATGGTTTTGCCCGATTCTATGTGATTCCACAGACGGGCCACGGCCTTACAGGATCCAGTTATACGAAGGACGGCGACGGCCAGACGATTCCAGCCGCGCAGATTCCAAGCCGGTTTGACCGGGTGGCCATGCTGCTCGACTGGGTAGAGAAGGGAACTGCGCCGCCGAAGTCGGCGACCGTCACGGGCAACGCAGGCAGCCTGCCTCTATGTTCCTATCCGACGTATCCAAAGTACAACTCGGGCGCGCACACCGATGCGGCCTCGTATACATGTGCGGCTCCATGAAGATCATTGGTCGCCTTCAACTTCCTATTACGCGTCCCACTGAATGACGGTATAGGATCGCGCAGGCACTTCGAATCGGGTCCGGCCATTGGTTGTGGAAGGTTTGTCGAAAGCAACGCGTTCCAGAAGAAGAAAAAGAACGGGGTTTGCAGTCGCGGGCTTTAGCCCGCGTGCAAAGGAGACGGAGAAATGTTCATTACGAAGAAGCATCTTTCACGGCGCACGTTCCTGACGGGAGCCGGCGTTACGATCGCGTTGCCTTTTCTGGAATCCATGGTGCCCGCGGCAACCCCGCTGGCCCAAACGGCCGCTTCCACAGCGCGGACCCGCTTCGGCGCGATTTATTATCCGCACGGCGCCACGATGGACAAATGGACGCCGGCCGGCGACGGCACGAATTTCCAATTCTCCGAGATTCGAACCTCTCAAGCCTTATCGGGACAGCATCAATATCATCAGCGATCTCAGCCACCCGCAGGCGTACGGCGGCGGTTCGGCAACGTCGAACCATACGCGGTCGGCGGCGGCTTATCTCAGCGGGGCGCAAGCGAAATCCGGACCGCAGGCCTATCTCGGCGTGACCGTCGATCAGGTCGCCGCGCAGAAGATCGGCCAGGATACGGCGATGCCTTCGCTCGAACTCGGCATCGAAGATCCAAGCTTGAGCTGTGGCGACCTGAGCTGCGCTTACCGTGACACGATCTCGTGGCAGAGCGCGACATCGCCTCTGCCAATGCAGAACAACCCCCAGGTTGTCTTCGAACGATTGTTCGGCGATGGCAGTACCGATAGTTTGCGGCGCGTCCGGCGCGAGCAGTCGCTCAGCCTCCGGGATTCCGTCATGGGCGACGTGAATGCTCTCAACAAAAAGGTCTCCGCGAGCGACCGCGCCCGTGTCGATCAATATCTCAACGACCTTCGCGAGATCGAGCGCCGGATCGAGAAAGCCGGCCAGCAGGTTTCGTCGGATCTGAACGTCCCAGCCGCGCCGACTGGCGTCCCGAAGGACTTCGAAGAGCACATTAAATTGTCGAAGACTCCAGGACTTCTGCAGCAGATCGCCGGATCTGCCGCCCAACTCCCCAGAAGAATCCGAAGGCTGGATCCGTCCGCCGTCGAGCCGGCTATCCGTCCTGATGAAGTGGAGCTCGATGCCTTCCGGAAATCTGTCTACACCCGGGCGCTCCAGCAAACAGACGGCAATTTCGAGGAAGCCGCCCCGCTCCTCGATGTCAACGTGAAGTCGCTTTACCGCGCCTGCCGCGACCTCAAAAAAGATGTCGCGAAGCCATCTTTGATGGAGCGGACGGGCGCGGAGCGCGAGCGCGATATATTGGATAGTTGGATT
It includes:
- a CDS encoding tannase/feruloyl esterase family alpha/beta hydrolase, which gives rise to MNRQNRACLRTLAAVVSLLISGIVLKARSAQTTPQETHTLAAEDCTSARLGTAIPVTSIGEPVAGVTLAAPRWVVAAGNAPAYCSVDGAMAPTDTSSHGRPINFRVVLPASWTSHAVQLGGGGMNGSIPNLTGGEGATLLQRGFATYGSDSGHQQAAFGGRRGGPAPAAAAPAANTGDDWTLSDEAIKNLGYMQLKKTHDAAMVLMERAYAQRPQFNYFVGTSQGGREALTVAQRYPNDYNGIAANVPIVSFSSLMLGPELIRIQEKPLANWVTPAKVEAIRAEVVRQCDKLDGLADGIMNNYMACRAIFDMSQGNPNRNPWASKRCPNNVDANPADTTANACLTDGQISTLKVVYSRYKFARPLANGTKTFGMWVPNIDPSGSGLIMNARFNGQEGAPENAPNHSHLGVLGVTGFLMKDIHANPLDYVEGGALNARRVEISGWLDSTNPDLSAFVKRGGKMIVAIGTNDTLASPGAQLDYYQSVLDKMGRATVDGFARFYVIPQTGHGLTGSSYTKDGDGQTIPAAQIPSRFDRVAMLLDWVEKGTAPPKSATVTGNAGSLPLCSYPTYPKYNSGAHTDAASYTCAAP
- a CDS encoding DUF1552 domain-containing protein — translated: MSNSPRFEPLKPYRDSINIISDLSHPQAYGGGSATSNHTRSAAAYLSGAQAKSGPQAYLGVTVDQVAAQKIGQDTAMPSLELGIEDPSLSCGDLSCAYRDTISWQSATSPLPMQNNPQVVFERLFGDGSTDSLRRVRREQSLSLRDSVMGDVNALNKKVSASDRARVDQYLNDLREIERRIEKAGQQVSSDLNVPAAPTGVPKDFEEHIKLSKTPGLLQQIAGSAAQLPRRIRRLDPSAVEPAIRPDEVELDAFRKSVYTRALQQTDGNFEEAAPLLDVNVKSLYRACRDLKKDVAKPSLMERTGAERERDILDSWIKCLWKPA
- a CDS encoding fibronectin type III domain-containing protein — protein: TMKKANSTATQIKAKLGLHGVSDPEAAKAFMTSYEGLLNNPKFPNSPVDLATYKSGIDQFTALIIDAEDGGKRAISAKDKQRPVVIKMYTQLGYYVEAACNDDLATFNTSGFTQQAARIKTAPVKLTDAKFRSIDRGANSGDVVVQPEKQTGAVAYDVRYALEGNGGVLGPSTIVTVTKPTKVTISGLTLAGIYQFQIRALGVLGYTDWMDTKTFVVA